Part of the Peromyscus maniculatus bairdii isolate BWxNUB_F1_BW_parent chromosome 23, HU_Pman_BW_mat_3.1, whole genome shotgun sequence genome is shown below.
TGAAGACTCTTTCACAGCTGCCACACTTGTAAGACTTGCCTTTGGCATGAACCTTCTTATGCTGAAGCACATCTGAGCTCTGGCTACATGACTTCTCAGGTGCATCACAGGATTTATCGGACACTTCACATCTGTAGGATTTCTCTCTAGTGTGTATTCTCTTATGTCGACTAAGACTTGAGCTCTGACTGAAAGATTTCTCACATTccttacatttgtagggtttttctCTTGTGTGAATTCTCTGATGTCTAGTAAGAGCAGAGGCCTGATGGAAGGTTTTCCCACATGTATCACATTTATAGGATCTATCAGTGGTAGGCATGTTCTCCCACTTATTAAGATGGGACAGATCCATTAAGCTTTCTTTATAGTCACTACTCTGAAAATTCTGTGTTAGATTTATGGGTTCTTGTTCACCAACAGTGGGGTTCTGGTTGAAGTTCATGTCATACTTACTGTCATCAATGGTCTGTATTCGAAGAACTCTCTGATCTGCATCAAGTGTAGAGTCTAGACTGAAGCTTTTTTCCGGTTCACTGTTCTTCTCACTGGTGAAGTTTTTCTTGCTGATTGTTATTTGTCTAAACTCTCTCTCCAGAAAGAGAAATTTTCTTAGAATCTCCTGGAGCCTTTCTAATCTGTCCTCAGACTTATACACTTCTCTGGTCTCAGGAACTTGGGCAATATTCTGTTTGAATTTTCCTACTCTCACTTTGTATGAATGTACTTCTTCTGAAATTTTCCGCTTAGGGATCAAcagcttgttttcttctctggtctctccatctaatacaatatataaatagaaaatacaaatgtaatcTGTAccctgtaataaataaataaaaataggaggAAACTAAATAATGTAGTATCCTCAAAGATAAGcaaattttatttacttcaaaAACCAAGCACAAAATTTCAACAGCAGATGTAAGGGCCAAGAACAACAGGTACAAGGTGGGACAGAAATGGATCAAAGGATGATACAAACAGGCTATTTTAGCAAAGTAAAATAACAGGCAGTAAGACATTTCAaatgaacaaatataaaaatgggttaaaaaTGTCCTGTAACTTAAACTGGGACCTAACACCCTAGTATGAAAGGAATTAAAATGTAGAGGTAACAAAGTTGAGTATGAGCTCAGCCAGAACTTGGCTAAACACTTGTACTTTACATCTCCACTGATTCATCTGACAGGTTCTGCCTTACTCACCTGAACAGTCATCTCTTATGACTTCTTTATTCTTAGTTTCCAGATCAAAGACCTGTAGATCCTGTTCCCGCTGGGAGATCCCATCAGGCTTGGAAATTGGAAATCCTGCTCACAGAGAAGGAAATAGAATATGGCAACTTATCCCCAGATGCTACACTGCCCTTTCCTTTCTAGTTACAGTTAACACAGAAGATAAGTTCTGAGAAGACATTTGTCAGGAAGACCTAGAGAATGAAGAGGACAATGTCCTCTAAGGAATTCAGAACTGTGCTCTGGTAAAGGGTATGCTAAGGGGAGAGTTTGTAACTTGGAAGCAGCAActtacatttaaatataatttaggGAATTTATGCATGGGTGTATATCTGTCTTCACAGAAGTTATCATTAGTATTCCTGTGGCCCAGCACACAATGTTGGTGTTAGACCTGGTCTACAAGTACCACATTGCATCCTCAAACTGTAATCCAAACACCTGCTACACAGTTAATAAGTATAGTAGCAAatcagtaataaataaatatagcgAAAACCAGTAAGACAGACAAGTTCAATGAAGAACACCAAAACAGGAATTATTTCTGATTATCTTCAGCACAATAGGGTAACAACTCAAACAATTTACAATATAATTCTAattaataagattttaaaatccCCAACATATTACTTCAAGGGATAGACAGATGGCACAGCGGTTAAAGGAACTTCACTACTCTTGCAAGGACAAgtttagtttccagcatccacatggcagctcacactggcTATAACTTGAGCTCCAGGGAagctgaaaccctcttctggcctccttgggtacctgcactcatgcacatacccacactcagacacatacatataatgtaagttccaggacagccagggctgcataaagaGACATTGTctccaaagacagagagagagtggcAGCTGTAAAAGAGTCTTCATGCACCTTACTCAGCATCAGAGAACTGACAAGGACATGGCCTGTAAATGTACCGTGTGTGGCAGTGACTTCTGCCACACCTCATATCTAGTTGAACATCAGAGGGTATATCAAGAGAtgatggctgtcctggagctctctttgtggaccaggctagcctcaaactcacagagatccgccagcctctgcctcctgagtgctgggattaaaggtgtgagcctttaaaggtgtgagccaccatcgcCTGCTTCTTTCCaagcagttatgaagtagaagtTAATTGTTCAGAGAGTAACATTCTCAGGATTTCTAACCTAAGTGAtcagacagaaaaatattttctaattattatgTGTAAAATGTTACTATTTTTCTGATGACCATTCTGATACAACTGCCCTTCATGTCAAATATCTACTGTGCCCAAATGTATTTGATTTAAATCATCATTCTAAATAAATACGACAGatgattcttaatttaaaaaaaaaaaaaacattgtctcaaaacaaaaattactaaaGGAATGGAAATGCTTATTTGCCCTGATTTGATTATTTGCATATGATAAATAAGTACTGAATTACCATAACGTTCCTTGAAACTGTTCAAatatcttgactttttttttttttttttggtttttttcgagacagggtttctctgtgtagctttgcgcctttcctggaactcacttggtagcccaggctggcctcgaactcacaaagatccgcctgcctctgcctcccgagtgctgggattaaaggcatgcgccacaaccgcccggcCAAATATCttgacttttaaagaaaaaacgaggccaggcagtggtggcgcatgcctttaatcccagcactcgggaggcagaggcaggcggatctctgtgagttcgaggccagcctgggctaccaagtgagttccaggaaaggcacagagctccacagagaaaccctgtctcgaaaaaccaaaaaaaaaaaaaagcaattttattcagctatgaagaaaaatgaaggaggtgagagatggcttagagagtGTACTAcatttacagaggacctgagtttgattctcaacaCCTATGCCAGGCTGTTTTAACAGCCTGTAAACCCAGCTCCAGAGAACTGGATGACCTCTTGCAGACtctaagggcacctgcactcacacctactttgtgtgcatgcacacacaaagtaagcctttaaaaacaaaaataaaatttgtagaaAAATGAAGCTGGAAATGTTACATTGAATGAGGTCACCCAGGTCCAGAAGCTTGCAGTCTTCAGATTTCTGTGTTTAAATTGGGAGTGTCTA
Proteins encoded:
- the Znf655 gene encoding zinc finger protein 655 isoform X2, with the translated sequence MEEISHEAAGSPRVQFQPLESQSECLSPDLQFLQDTEMEQGFPGGFPISKPDGISQREQDLQVFDLETKNKEVIRDDCSDGETREENKLLIPKRKISEEVHSYKVRVGKFKQNIAQVPETREVYKSEDRLERLQEILRKFLFLEREFRQITISKKNFTSEKNSEPEKSFSLDSTLDADQRVLRIQTIDDSKYDMNFNQNPTVGEQEPINLTQNFQSSDYKESLMDLSHLNKWENMPTTDRSYKCDTCGKTFHQASALTRHQRIHTREKPYKCKECEKSFSQSSSLSRHKRIHTREKSYRCEVSDKSCDAPEKSCSQSSDVLQHKKVHAKGKSYKCGSCERVFSRSVHLTQHQRTHKDMACKCTVCGSDFCHTSYLVEHQRVHHQEKSYEYDECGLAYVKQQGIRFREKPYTCTECGKDFRLNSHLIQHQRIHTGEKMHECNECGKAFSQTSCLIQHHKMHRKEKSYDYNDYEESFSHNSDLTLQQEVPIRERVFDCDAWEESFNQRAHLIPHERVHTKEKPYECNELEETFSQVQASFSM
- the Znf655 gene encoding zinc finger protein 655 isoform X4, with the protein product MTVQGTDYICIFYLYIVLDGETREENKLLIPKRKISEEVHSYKVRVGKFKQNIAQVPETREVYKSEDRLERLQEILRKFLFLEREFRQITISKKNFTSEKNSEPEKSFSLDSTLDADQRVLRIQTIDDSKYDMNFNQNPTVGEQEPINLTQNFQSSDYKESLMDLSHLNKWENMPTTDRSYKCDTCGKTFHQASALTRHQRIHTREKPYKCKECEKSFSQSSSLSRHKRIHTREKSYRCEVSDKSCDAPEKSCSQSSDVLQHKKVHAKGKSYKCGSCERVFSRSVHLTQHQRTHKDMACKCTVCGSDFCHTSYLVEHQRVHHQEKSYEYDECGLAYVKQQGIRFREKPYTCTECGKDFRLNSHLIQHQRIHTGEKMHECNECGKAFSQTSCLIQHHKMHRKEKSYDYNDYEESFSHNSDLTLQQEVPIRERVFDCDAWEESFNQRAHLIPHERVHTKEKPYECNELEETFSQVQASFSM
- the Znf655 gene encoding zinc finger protein 655 isoform X3; amino-acid sequence: MLENYGNVVSLGFPISKPDGISQREQDLQVFDLETKNKEVIRDDCSDGETREENKLLIPKRKISEEVHSYKVRVGKFKQNIAQVPETREVYKSEDRLERLQEILRKFLFLEREFRQITISKKNFTSEKNSEPEKSFSLDSTLDADQRVLRIQTIDDSKYDMNFNQNPTVGEQEPINLTQNFQSSDYKESLMDLSHLNKWENMPTTDRSYKCDTCGKTFHQASALTRHQRIHTREKPYKCKECEKSFSQSSSLSRHKRIHTREKSYRCEVSDKSCDAPEKSCSQSSDVLQHKKVHAKGKSYKCGSCERVFSRSVHLTQHQRTHKDMACKCTVCGSDFCHTSYLVEHQRVHHQEKSYEYDECGLAYVKQQGIRFREKPYTCTECGKDFRLNSHLIQHQRIHTGEKMHECNECGKAFSQTSCLIQHHKMHRKEKSYDYNDYEESFSHNSDLTLQQEVPIRERVFDCDAWEESFNQRAHLIPHERVHTKEKPYECNELEETFSQVQASFSM